DNA from Bos indicus isolate NIAB-ARS_2022 breed Sahiwal x Tharparkar chromosome 15, NIAB-ARS_B.indTharparkar_mat_pri_1.0, whole genome shotgun sequence:
gagcactgaagaatttatgcttttgaactgtggtgttggagaagatgcttgagagtcccttggactacaagggatcaaactaatcaatcctaagaaaatcagtccttaatattcattggaaggactgatgttgaagctgaaactccaatactttggccacctaatgagaagaactgtctcactggaaaagaccttgattctgggaagactgaagacaggaggggaaggggatgacagaggataagacggttggatgccattactgactccatggacatgagttgtttgtgcaagctcctggagttggtgattgacagggaagcccgtgctgaggtccatggagttgcaaagagtcggacatgactgagcgagtgaactgaactgattatcaaggcattttttatctctttatgtgtttgtgttagttgctcagttgtgtccaactccttgtgatcccatagactgtacctcaccagggtcctctgtctgtgaaattctccaggcaaaatactggagtgggtttccattttatTATCCAGGGCTCCTGTAGGAGAAAATAGAATTGGCTGTTTCAAGTCCAAGGGAACtatgtatatctatgtatatttCTTTACATAGACCTTTAGGTAGCACTGAATTTGACCAATTAatcttgccccccaccccctcaacaaaattctcaaggttaaaaaaaaaaaaaaaagccagaggtAGATCCTGGGACAAAAGTGTGATTTGCTGAGGACCATGTCTCTTGTGCTTCAGGCTAAAGAGAGTGCTGATGGAAGCAGGGTATGGAACTGAGCTGACGGGTAAGTATAAAGGAGTGAGACATACTGCTGACTGAATGATTTCGTGGAGGCTCAAAAAAGGTCACAGCAAGATAAACTGCAATGGCTCATTGATTATTTCAAAAAACACATTCTAGCCCTCCACTTTTCCTCAAAGGTGGAAAATAAATCTCACCTGTGAGGGTACCCTCTGAACACCAGGAAGATAGAAATCATCCTTATCACCAGAGTTAGAGAAGTCAAGTTAAGAAAACTGTAAACCAACTGCGACTTTTTCATTAGATCACAACCCCAAGCACAAGTCCCTTTATTTCGTAAAATCTTCACAAATAATTGTCTTTGTCTGGAACTGACACATAAACAACTTCGTTTTGTCACTTTGGGTGTTTCTTTCTATGAGACTTCTGTacatatgagttttttttttttttttttttttctcctctttatgTATCTGTGTAAACTTATTTATAGACCAGTCAAAAGAACTCAAACAAGGTAAGGAGGAATGTTTCCCCTCTTTGAAAGTTCAAGTGTTTGTTTTCAGTGGTAAGGAAGGCATGCTTAtttagtaagttcagttcagttgagtcactcagtcatgttcaactctttgcgaccccatgaatcacagcatgccaggcctccctgtccattaccaactcccagagctcactcaaactcatgtccatcgagtcggtgatgccatccagccatctcatcctctatcgtccccttatcctcctgctcccaatcgcacctagtatcagagtctttctcaatgagtcaacacttctcatgaggtggccaaagtactggagtttcagctttagcatcagtccttccaatgaacacccaggactgatctcctttagaatggactggttggatctccttgcagtccaagggactctcaagagtcttctccaacaccacagttcaaaagcatcaattctttggcactcagctttcttcacagtccaactctcacatccatacatgaccactggaaaaaccatagccttgactagtcggacctttgttggcaaagtaatgtctctgcttttcaatatgctatctaggttggtcataactttccttccaaggagtgtctttaatttcatggctgcaaccaccatctgcaggtcagatgttctggtattcctatctctttcagaattttccacagtttattgtgatccacacagtcaaaggctttggcatagtcaataaagcagaaatagatgtttttttttgttttgttttgttttgttttgtttgtttttttctggaactctcttgctttttgcatgatccaacagatgttggcaatttgatctctggttcctctgccttttctaaaaccagcttgaacatctggaagttcacagttcatgtactgctgaagccaggcttgcagaattttgagcattactttctagcgtgtgagatgaatgcaattgtgtgatagcttgagcattctttggcactgcctttctttgggattggaattaaaactgaccttttccagtgctgtggccactgctgggttttccaaatttgctggcatattgagtgcagcactttcgcagcatcatctttcaggatttggaatagctcaactgaaattccatcacctccactagctttgttcatagtgatacttcctaaggcccacttgacttcacattccaggatgataGTCATCCtggggctctaggtgagtgatcacaccatcgtgattatcttggtcgtgaagatcttttttgtacagttcttctgtgtattctttccgcctcttcttaatatcttctgcttctgttaggtccataccatacaattttttgaaagttatcAGCTACATTTTTTGACAAATCACCCCATTAAGAGATAGTCTAAAACAATGACCAATtccttcccccccaaaaaaaaaacagtattccagcattaatattttttattctccAAGATATAAATTAGCTTTTTGGCTGACATTGATTCCTCAATGTATAAGTTCTTAATTTTGGGTCTGGGCAAGCAAAGTCTTCTCAGAGAACTCAAAATTTCTGTCTATTGACATGGAATGTCAAATACACTTTAGTAAGATTTTCTCCATGTAAATTTCCCCCATCTCCTTAAGGAAAGGATATATATTTGGACACATTACTGAACTAAGCAATAGGAGGAAGTTATTgtctatagaaaataaaaattcttaaaagcagTAACAttggatttatttattaataaaaagcagTTTCCTGATGAACAATTCTTTGATAAAAGCTTCTTTCACATCCTTGCTCCTCAGACTGTAGATCACGGGATTCAACATGAGGATCACTGTGGTACAAAACACAGCCACCATTTTCCCCTGCTGCACAGAGTCTTCTGAAGGGGGTCTAAGGTACATGAAGAAAAGAGTTGTATAGCAGACAGTGACAGCTCTCAGATGGAGCCACAGGTGGAGAAGCTTTGCACCTGCCTTCTGTCAAATGAATCCTCAATGTGGCAAGAAAAATGTAGATGTAAGAAATGAGGATGATGAAGAAAGAACAAGTGAAGTTAAAACCAGCCACAACAAACATGGACAACTCTTTATTATAGGTGTTGGAACAAGCCAGCTTAATCAGTGGTGGGTCAGCACAGTAGAAGTGATTAATTTCATTGCGACCACAAAAGGCTAGGTTGTAGGTCCACATGGTTTCCATAAGGCCAGTGAGAGATCCATATACATAAGACACCATGATGAGGGACGTGCACACACTTTTAGACGTTCTGCTGCCATGAAGCAGGGGGTTGCAAATGTCCATGTACTGATCAAAGGCCATGACAGCCAGGATGTAGATCCCTACATGGACCAAGGCAATAAAAAAGCAGCACTGAACCATGCAAGCGGTATAAGAAATGGTTTTCCGCTCTGATAAGAAAATTCCCAACATCTCTGGAGTCACATTGGAAGAGAAACACAGATCCACGAAGGATAAGTGGCtcaggaaaaagtacatgggggtgtggaggcagGCATTGACCCTGATGAGGACAATTATGCCAAGATTTCCTGCCACTGTGACCATATATAAGGTGAAAAACAGCACGAAGAAGATAATCTGCAATTCCTGGGTACCAGATAGTCCAAGGAGAATTAACTCAGTCATTAATGTGAAGTTCTTCTCATAATTTCCTCCATGAGATATTgacttttacatttatattagaTTACAATAAAGTGGAAAAATTGATATTACTATGTCACTAATGGCTTTTTcaccaatttcttttctttctctttcttttttattactgtttttcaaCTCTTGTTCATTCTCAGTAAGCACAATCTCAACATGGCAATGAAATCTTATGTTATTCAAAgcatctctttcatttttgacatgcctccccccctttttttatttccttatttttcatttcccttctaATTGTGCTTCTCGTACTTTTTTCTTTATctactctctccttttctttctctgccttgacctctttgtttgaaaaatatgctttatgggcatcagttcagttcagttgctcagtcgtgtccaaatctttgcgactccatgaatcgcagcacgccaggcctccctgtccatcaccaactcccagagttcactcagactcatgtccatcgattcagtgatgccatccagccatctcatcctctaccatccccttctcctcctgcccccaatccctcccagcatcagaatcttttccaatgagtcaactcttcgcatgaggtggccgaagtactggagtttcagctttagcataattccctccaaagaaatcccagggctgatctccttcagaatggactggttggatctccttgcagtctaagggaccctcaagactcttctccaacaccagagttgaaaagcatcaattcttcagtgctcagctttcttcacagtcaactctcacatccatacatgaccactggataaaccatagtcttgactagacagaactttgttggcaaagtaatgtctctgcttttcaatatgctatctaagttggtcataacttttcttccaaggtgtaagcgtattttaatttcatggctgcagtcaccatctgcagtaatttttcagccccccaaaataaaatctgacactgtttccccatctatttcccatgaagtgatgggaccatgccacgatcttctttttctgaattttgagctttaaaccaactttttcactctcttctttcattttcatcaagaggctttttagttcctcttcactttctgccataagggtggtgacatctgcatatctgaggttattgatatttatcccagcaatcctgattccagcttgtgcttcttccagcccagagtttctcatgatgcactctgcatagaagttaaataagcagggtgacaatatacagccttgatgtactccttttcctattcggaaccagtctgttgttccatgtccagttctaactgttgcttcctgacctgcatataggtttctcaagaagcaggtcaggtggtctggtattcccatctcttgaagaattttccacagtttattgtgatccacatagtcaaaggctttggcatagtcaataaagcagaaatagatgtttttctggaactctcttgcttttttgatgatccagcagatgttggcaatttgatttctggttcctctgccttttctaaaaccagcttgaacatctggaagttcatggttcacgtattgctgaagcctggcttggcagaattttgagcattactttactagcatctgagatgagtgcaattgtgtagtagtttgagcattctttggtattgcctttctttgagattggaatgaaaactgatcttttccagtcctgtggcataGTCATCCTCAAATATTACAGTCAGGTTTGTTTATATCTAATTATATAAACATGTGAGAAAGagattagaaagagaaaagagtatGATATCAAAGAACAATATTTTCCCAAATGACCTAATtcattttggataattttcaCCTAATCAATTCCTTACTGGagaatacaaaataattaaattggGCAAGTTTTATGCTTTGCAACTTTTTCAGACTCAATAGAATAAGGATTTTTTAGGTGAATAACTCAaattttccttcactttttcaaacataaatacataattatattcTGGCAGTTGACAAGGTTTTAAATTCTCCATCCATTAATCTTCCATTAGGTTATTTTATAGAGAATTTCCCACTGTATGGAGTTGGCAGTGATAAAAATCTTCAGTTCCTGGTCTCACTTCTGGTTTCAGTGTGAAATCTGAGGGCCAAGATTCTTTGTTCAAAGAGGAATATGCAGAAATCAAACTCTCATCCCTGGATATCTTACATGAGTCACTGATTTAAGGTGGTCACCGTAATGCAGTATACATTTCCATTAAATAGATTGCAGTGTGCTTTAAAGGCCAGACTGATCCTGCAAAGGAAGACTGACTCTATGAAGTCTGAGCTGACAGGTCTCCAGACtccttgggtttttttctttatgcCTGGCTTTCTGGCTACACATTGATTGCAACACTACATGTGTTTCCAAaacagtttatttttgcttgagaAAGCTAGAGTTGACTTCTGTTttggcaagaaataaaaataaataaataaatactcaaactaataataactaaaatatgtGTTTGCTTTTCTATGTAGACTTCATCTATATTCACTAAATGTCTGCACTTTTATGTtcattgacatttatttttttccatatagttATTTATAAATCATAGGTCTAATTTTGGTATCATACATGATTGCACAAATAAGAAAGTTTTGATAGTTATAAATACTTGTAGAATAAAGAAATCTACCTATGGGGGAAGAGCTGTCTTAAGAAAGAATATCAATGGCTCTTCTGAGGAATGATTAAGGCACAATTTATGTCATTTGTAGGTTGATACCGTTTTCCTAAGAGATTGCACAAACAAATGAGGGtgaaataattactttttaagataattatttttcaatacaTGAGTTCTCTGGAGAAATAACAGTTGGGCAAAATGCAGATTTACCATGCGACCCAACCTTCAgtctcaatatttttttcttacatggGGAAGTCTACACCATAGTATTGATGTCTACCATGGATGCTCATACTACATTATATTTGCCATAATAGCTTAATGCAATCTCTTCCACACCATTATTGTAACTTTGTGTCACAATGTGTTACCACCTTACTTAGtcttatgggttgaattgtgttcctttaaatggcaatacactccagtattcttgccttgagaatcctatggatagaggagtccatgtggccacaaagagtcagacatgactgagtgattaatacacacacacacataatccatatcagacttcccttgtggctgaggtggtaaagaatccgcctgcagtgtgggagacctgggttcaactcctgggttggcaagatcccctggaaaaggtaaaggctacccactccagtattctagc
Protein-coding regions in this window:
- the LOC139176127 gene encoding LOW QUALITY PROTEIN: olfactory receptor 5M8-like (The sequence of the model RefSeq protein was modified relative to this genomic sequence to represent the inferred CDS: inserted 2 bases in 1 codon), with protein sequence MFTMSISHGGNYEKNFTLMTELILLGLSGTQELQIIFFVLFFTLYMVTVAGNLGIIVLIRVNACLHTPMYFFLSHLSFVDLCFSSNVTPEMLGIFLSERKTISYTACMVQCCFFIALVHVGIYILAVMAFDQYMDICNPLLHGSRTSKSVCTSLIMVSYVYGSLTGLMETMWTYNLAFCGRNEINHFYCADPPLIKLACSNTYNKELSMFVVAGFNFTCSFFIILISYIYIFLATLRIHLTEGRCKASPPVAXHLRAVTVCYTTLFFMYLRPPSEDSVQQGKMVAVFCTTVILMLNPVIYSLRSKDVKEAFIKELFIRKLLFINK